One region of Propionispora vibrioides genomic DNA includes:
- the groL gene encoding chaperonin GroEL (60 kDa chaperone family; promotes refolding of misfolded polypeptides especially under stressful conditions; forms two stacked rings of heptamers to form a barrel-shaped 14mer; ends can be capped by GroES; misfolded proteins enter the barrel where they are refolded when GroES binds), whose protein sequence is MAKQIIFDEEARRALERGVNALANAVKVTLGPKGRNVVLDKKFGAPTITNDGVTIARDIELEDPFENMGAQLVKEVATKTNDVAGDGTTTATLLAQAMIREGMRNVAAGANPMILKKGIQKAVEALVAEIRKSAVKVETKDAIAQVASISAGDEEIGTLIAEAMEKVGKDGVITVEESKTMGTDLEVVEGMQFDRGYISPYMITDADKMEAVLNDPYILITDRKITAIADLLPVLEKVVQQGRELLIIAEDIEGEALATLVVNKLRGTFKAVAVKAPGFGDRRKAMLEDIAILTGGSVITEELGRKLDSVEITDLGRARQIRISKEETTVVNGSGSSDEIKARVNQIKAQIEETTSDFDKEKLQERLAKLAGGVAVIQVGAATEVELKEKKLRIEDALNATRAAVEEGIVAGGGTTFIDIQAVLDSLTLIGDEKTGMELVKRAIEEPVRQIANNAGLEGSVVVEGVKKAGKGIGFNALTEEYVDMIKSGIVDPAKVTRSALQNAASIAAMVLTTETLVADKPEKDNGAAAAAAMGGMGGMGGMGGMM, encoded by the coding sequence ATGGCAAAGCAAATTATATTTGACGAAGAAGCACGCCGCGCACTCGAAAGAGGGGTAAATGCGCTTGCTAATGCTGTAAAAGTAACTTTAGGACCGAAAGGCCGTAATGTTGTTCTTGATAAAAAATTCGGTGCACCGACTATCACCAATGATGGTGTAACCATTGCCCGTGATATTGAACTGGAAGATCCGTTTGAAAACATGGGTGCTCAGCTTGTTAAAGAAGTTGCCACAAAAACCAACGATGTAGCCGGTGACGGAACCACAACCGCTACTTTGCTGGCACAGGCTATGATTCGTGAAGGCATGCGCAACGTAGCTGCAGGCGCTAATCCGATGATCCTGAAAAAAGGTATCCAAAAAGCTGTGGAAGCTCTCGTAGCTGAAATTAGAAAAAGCGCCGTAAAGGTAGAAACGAAAGATGCCATTGCTCAGGTTGCTTCAATTTCCGCCGGCGATGAAGAAATCGGCACACTGATCGCCGAAGCTATGGAAAAAGTAGGTAAAGACGGTGTTATTACCGTAGAAGAGTCCAAGACCATGGGCACTGATCTGGAAGTAGTAGAAGGCATGCAGTTTGACCGCGGCTATATCTCTCCTTACATGATCACCGATGCCGATAAAATGGAAGCTGTGCTGAATGACCCTTACATTTTAATCACCGACCGTAAGATCACTGCTATTGCTGATTTACTGCCTGTATTGGAAAAAGTGGTTCAACAGGGCCGCGAACTGCTCATTATTGCCGAAGACATTGAAGGTGAAGCACTGGCTACGCTGGTAGTAAATAAACTTCGTGGCACCTTTAAAGCCGTAGCTGTTAAAGCCCCCGGTTTTGGCGATCGCCGCAAGGCCATGCTGGAAGACATTGCTATCCTGACCGGTGGCAGCGTTATTACCGAAGAGCTAGGCCGTAAGCTGGACAGCGTGGAAATCACCGACCTCGGACGGGCCCGTCAGATCCGCATCTCGAAAGAAGAAACCACTGTAGTTAACGGTTCCGGTTCCTCCGACGAGATCAAAGCCCGTGTAAATCAAATTAAAGCACAAATCGAAGAAACCACTTCCGATTTTGATAAAGAAAAACTGCAGGAACGTCTGGCTAAATTAGCTGGCGGTGTAGCAGTTATCCAAGTAGGTGCTGCTACCGAAGTAGAATTGAAAGAAAAGAAACTGCGCATTGAAGATGCATTAAATGCTACTCGTGCTGCTGTTGAAGAAGGTATTGTCGCAGGCGGCGGTACTACATTCATTGATATTCAGGCTGTACTGGATTCCCTGACCCTCATTGGCGACGAAAAGACCGGTATGGAACTGGTGAAACGCGCCATTGAAGAACCTGTCCGTCAGATCGCTAACAATGCCGGCTTGGAAGGCTCGGTTGTTGTGGAAGGCGTGAAAAAAGCCGGTAAAGGTATTGGCTTCAATGCGTTGACTGAGGAATATGTTGATATGATTAAGTCCGGTATTGTTGACCCGGCCAAAGTGACCCGTTCTGCGTTGCAAAACGCAGCCAGCATCGCTGCTATGGTGTTGACTACGGAAACCTTGGTTGCCGATAAACCGGAAAAAGATAACGGTGCTGCCGCTGCCGCTGCTATGGGCGGTATGGGTGGTATGGGTGGTATGGGCGGCATGATGTAA
- the groES gene encoding co-chaperone GroES, whose amino-acid sequence MIKPLGDRVIVKVVEKEEKTKSGIVLPDTAKEKPQEGKVIAVGTGKVLDNGQRVALDVKEGDRVIFAKYGGTEVKFDGQDYLILSERDILAVVE is encoded by the coding sequence ATGATTAAGCCATTAGGCGACAGAGTAATTGTTAAAGTTGTGGAAAAAGAAGAAAAAACAAAAAGCGGCATTGTATTGCCGGACACTGCCAAAGAAAAACCGCAGGAAGGTAAAGTGATTGCTGTTGGCACCGGTAAAGTATTGGATAACGGCCAACGGGTTGCGCTTGATGTGAAAGAAGGCGACAGAGTCATTTTTGCTAAATACGGCGGAACAGAAGTTAAATTTGATGGACAGGATTATCTCATCCTCAGCGAAAGAGATATCCTCGCTGTTGTAGAATAA
- a CDS encoding ANTAR domain-containing response regulator: MQPLRIVIADNESIIRMDLKEILEEAGHTVIGEANDGVKAVELVRKLRPDLVIMDIKMPEMDGIAAAKVISNEKLSPVLLLTAFSQKEIVERAKDSGVLAYLVKPVKEVNLFPAMEIALSRFREITELEQELEGVKNSLETRKILDRAKGILMDAYNLNESEAYRRIQQYSMSKRKSIREVAEAIVESVTKKR; the protein is encoded by the coding sequence ATGCAACCTTTGCGTATCGTGATAGCGGACAATGAATCAATTATCCGCATGGATTTGAAAGAAATACTGGAAGAAGCCGGACATACTGTGATCGGTGAAGCCAACGACGGGGTGAAAGCGGTGGAATTAGTGAGAAAGCTGCGCCCCGATCTGGTGATCATGGATATAAAAATGCCGGAGATGGATGGAATTGCGGCTGCAAAAGTTATTTCCAACGAAAAACTTTCACCGGTTTTGCTGCTTACTGCATTTAGTCAGAAAGAAATAGTGGAAAGGGCAAAAGACTCAGGTGTATTGGCCTATCTGGTCAAACCGGTCAAAGAGGTAAATTTATTTCCGGCAATGGAAATTGCTCTCTCTCGGTTCCGGGAAATTACCGAATTGGAACAGGAACTGGAAGGCGTTAAAAACTCTCTGGAGACCCGTAAAATTTTAGACCGGGCCAAGGGCATTCTGATGGATGCCTATAATTTGAATGAAAGTGAAGCATACCGCCGTATTCAGCAGTATAGTATGAGTAAACGGAAATCTATAAGGGAAGTGGCTGAGGCGATTGTAGAGTCCGTTACAAAGAAAAGGTAG
- a CDS encoding sensor histidine kinase, which yields MSVVGDICRKITTLQSTQIELLENITANIGLMADLAHAQVTVYAKASDNNFVVILSQVKPHTSFIQRKPSLLGSTVHIAEEPLVARTFVSGQSICGQREWALGMWMEMRTYPIFDNDDDIIAVISFEASSDEVRAEGHGILVESAYMLQAILRERSNRKLFRPLSASDGILVIDEKGQIIFANSAATSIFKVLGVSHIVGRRFYDRHVDMRLVQKAIRSKEPSEVEVEAGGMTLVQRVIPIVSDAGLVARVVVIVANVTEIKKKEKELLIKAAVIQEIHHRVKNNLQTIASLLRLQARRTKSQPVKAALRESVNRILSISVVHEFLSQQDAEFIDVAEVARNILDMVIQNMLEPDFNLQTIFNGNTVILASEKASSLALVINELIQNSIEHGFIGRREGMIGVDIATLEKTYQVDIYDNGIGLPDGFSPQNSNSLGLQIVRTLIEDDLGGSFQLYANNGTHACITIPREVEGGK from the coding sequence ATGAGTGTAGTAGGAGATATATGCAGAAAAATAACTACACTGCAATCAACGCAGATTGAATTGTTAGAAAATATAACTGCCAATATAGGACTCATGGCAGATTTGGCTCATGCGCAGGTCACTGTATACGCTAAGGCGAGTGACAATAATTTTGTTGTCATTTTGTCTCAGGTAAAACCTCATACGAGTTTTATTCAGCGTAAGCCCAGCCTGCTGGGGTCGACCGTCCACATTGCCGAAGAACCGCTGGTTGCCCGTACCTTTGTTTCCGGTCAGTCTATTTGCGGGCAGCGTGAATGGGCGCTGGGTATGTGGATGGAAATGCGAACTTACCCGATCTTTGATAACGATGACGATATTATTGCGGTCATCAGCTTTGAAGCCAGCTCTGATGAAGTGCGGGCGGAAGGCCATGGCATTTTAGTGGAAAGTGCGTATATGTTGCAGGCAATTCTGCGGGAAAGGTCTAACCGCAAGCTGTTCCGGCCGCTCTCAGCCAGTGACGGTATCCTGGTGATTGATGAAAAAGGACAAATTATTTTTGCCAATTCGGCCGCTACCAGTATTTTTAAGGTTTTAGGTGTCTCTCATATTGTGGGAAGGCGTTTTTACGATCGCCATGTGGATATGCGGTTAGTCCAAAAGGCAATTCGCAGCAAAGAACCCAGTGAGGTTGAAGTAGAAGCTGGCGGGATGACGCTGGTACAACGGGTGATTCCGATTGTCAGTGACGCCGGACTGGTTGCCCGGGTGGTTGTTATTGTCGCCAATGTGACAGAAATAAAGAAAAAAGAAAAAGAGCTTTTGATCAAAGCGGCTGTTATTCAGGAAATCCATCACCGGGTTAAAAACAATCTGCAAACGATTGCCAGTCTGCTTAGATTGCAAGCCCGCCGTACCAAATCGCAGCCGGTTAAGGCAGCTCTGCGGGAAAGTGTCAACCGCATTCTTAGTATTTCTGTCGTGCATGAATTTTTATCGCAACAGGATGCCGAATTTATTGATGTGGCGGAAGTCGCCCGTAATATTTTGGATATGGTGATTCAAAATATGCTGGAGCCAGATTTTAATTTGCAGACAATTTTTAATGGGAATACGGTCATTTTGGCTTCAGAAAAAGCCAGCAGTCTGGCTCTGGTCATCAATGAATTAATCCAAAATTCCATTGAACATGGTTTTATCGGCCGTCGCGAGGGCATGATAGGTGTGGATATTGCCACGTTGGAAAAAACATATCAAGTGGATATATATGATAATGGTATTGGCCTGCCTGATGGCTTTAGCCCGCAAAATTCAAACAGCCTGGGGTTACAGATTGTGCGCACCTTGATAGAAGACGATCTTGGCGGCAGTTTTCAGCTATACGCCAATAATGGGACTCATGCGTGCATTACCATACCCCGCGAAGTGGAAGGAGGGAAATAA
- the tsaD gene encoding tRNA (adenosine(37)-N6)-threonylcarbamoyltransferase complex transferase subunit TsaD, producing the protein MGDTIRQRCLTLALETSCDETSAAVVADGRVVLSNIISSQIPVHQKFGGVVPEIASRKHIENVMAVVDEALSVAGVGLTDISAIGVTYGPGLVGALLVGVSVAKALAFAADLPLVGVNHLEGHIFANFLSHTALQPPFIALVVSGGHTSLIQVKDYHSFELLGQTRDDAAGEAFDKIARVLKLPYPGGPHIDRLAQQGNPAAIAFPRALTGQKNFEFSFSGLKSAVINYIHNAEQRGERIPQADLAASFQAAVVDVLVDKTMHAVRQCQVNQVVVAGGVAANSALKTALQEACGAAGLALYYPDPILCTDNAAMIACRAYYHYLQGDLADLHLNARPALKLGNR; encoded by the coding sequence ATGGGTGACACTATACGACAACGATGCCTTACTCTGGCATTGGAAACGAGCTGTGATGAAACATCAGCGGCTGTTGTTGCCGACGGGCGGGTCGTATTATCAAATATTATTTCTTCGCAGATTCCGGTGCACCAAAAATTTGGCGGTGTTGTGCCGGAAATCGCTTCCCGCAAACACATTGAGAATGTAATGGCGGTGGTTGACGAGGCGTTGTCTGTAGCCGGAGTCGGCTTAACCGACATTTCAGCCATCGGGGTAACCTATGGACCAGGGCTGGTTGGTGCCCTACTGGTCGGTGTTTCCGTGGCTAAGGCGCTTGCCTTTGCGGCAGATTTGCCGCTGGTTGGCGTAAACCATCTGGAAGGACATATCTTTGCCAATTTTTTATCTCACACTGCCTTGCAGCCACCATTTATCGCCCTGGTAGTATCTGGCGGACATACTTCCTTAATCCAGGTCAAAGACTATCATTCCTTCGAACTATTGGGACAAACCAGGGATGATGCGGCAGGGGAAGCCTTTGACAAGATTGCCCGGGTGCTTAAACTGCCTTATCCGGGTGGTCCTCACATCGACAGGCTGGCTCAGCAGGGAAACCCGGCGGCCATTGCCTTTCCCCGGGCCCTTACGGGCCAGAAAAATTTCGAGTTTAGCTTCAGTGGTTTGAAATCAGCGGTTATTAATTACATTCATAACGCCGAACAGAGAGGAGAACGGATACCGCAGGCCGATTTGGCGGCCAGCTTTCAGGCGGCTGTTGTCGATGTACTGGTTGATAAAACCATGCATGCCGTCCGGCAGTGCCAGGTAAACCAAGTTGTTGTAGCCGGCGGCGTAGCCGCTAACAGCGCCCTCAAAACCGCTCTTCAGGAAGCCTGCGGAGCTGCAGGACTGGCATTATATTATCCCGACCCCATTCTTTGTACGGATAACGCCGCTATGATTGCCTGTCGTGCTTATTACCACTACTTACAGGGTGATCTGGCGGATTTGCACCTAAACGCCCGGCCTGCTTTAAAACTGGGGAACCGCTGA
- a CDS encoding alpha/beta-type small acid-soluble spore protein, with product MARSRKPVNPSAENALDQMKLEVASELGIAERVRSQGWNTMTSADCGRVGGHMVRKMIEQYESKL from the coding sequence ATGGCACGTTCGAGAAAACCTGTGAATCCGTCTGCAGAAAACGCTTTAGATCAGATGAAATTAGAGGTTGCGTCAGAGTTAGGAATTGCCGAACGAGTTCGCTCCCAGGGTTGGAACACAATGACTTCCGCTGATTGCGGCCGGGTAGGCGGTCACATGGTTCGCAAAATGATTGAACAATATGAATCCAAGCTGTAG
- the rimI gene encoding ribosomal protein S18-alanine N-acetyltransferase yields MSNTCIRRMGLLDIDAVLLVEQASFLTPWSRTAFESEICNNELTHYLVVCVEKQVIGYAGMWVIVDEAHVTNIAILPEYRGKGIGEKLLIALKEAADSRGAARMTLEVRPSNYAAQKLYEKLGFSRAGVRKHYYTDTKEDAIIMWCDKL; encoded by the coding sequence ATGAGTAATACTTGCATTCGACGAATGGGGCTGCTGGACATTGACGCCGTACTCTTGGTCGAACAGGCTTCTTTCTTAACGCCTTGGTCCCGAACCGCCTTTGAGTCGGAAATATGCAATAATGAACTGACCCATTACTTAGTCGTATGTGTAGAAAAGCAGGTAATTGGGTATGCTGGGATGTGGGTTATTGTCGATGAGGCTCATGTTACCAACATCGCTATTTTGCCTGAATACCGCGGTAAGGGAATTGGTGAGAAATTGCTAATCGCTTTAAAGGAAGCCGCTGATAGCCGGGGGGCCGCCAGAATGACCCTGGAAGTCCGGCCTTCCAATTACGCGGCACAAAAGCTTTATGAAAAACTGGGATTTAGCCGTGCGGGAGTGCGGAAACATTATTATACCGACACCAAGGAAGATGCCATTATTATGTGGTGCGATAAGTTATAA
- the tsaB gene encoding tRNA (adenosine(37)-N6)-threonylcarbamoyltransferase complex dimerization subunit type 1 TsaB, which produces MPILAIDTATLVSGVALATADTLIAELTLQTKKTHSELLMPHIAQVLQMAEVDKHALQAVAVSIGPGSFTGLRIGLATAKALAYALKIPLVGVPTLPALAFACPVPGVVLSPMLDAQKGNVYQASYRWHNRELQELVPPRVIAFTDVLKELAAMDTPVLLLGESAAAYREVIQAKGMPVMLAEPHLIMSRAGSTAVLAHRLLDNGKISDPFTLEPLYIRRSEAEELWEKRCGTANE; this is translated from the coding sequence TTGCCAATTCTTGCGATTGATACAGCGACCTTGGTGTCCGGCGTTGCCTTGGCAACAGCCGACACGCTGATTGCCGAATTAACTTTGCAGACAAAGAAAACCCATTCGGAATTACTGATGCCTCACATAGCCCAGGTCTTGCAAATGGCGGAAGTTGATAAACATGCGTTGCAGGCGGTGGCTGTCAGTATTGGACCGGGCTCCTTTACCGGGCTGCGCATCGGTCTGGCAACGGCCAAGGCTCTAGCCTATGCCTTAAAAATTCCCCTTGTGGGGGTGCCGACTTTACCGGCACTGGCCTTTGCCTGTCCTGTCCCCGGCGTGGTACTTTCACCGATGCTGGATGCCCAGAAGGGGAACGTCTATCAGGCCTCATACCGCTGGCATAATCGGGAACTGCAGGAATTAGTGCCGCCGCGGGTCATTGCGTTTACTGATGTACTGAAGGAATTAGCTGCTATGGATACGCCGGTATTACTGTTAGGGGAGTCTGCCGCCGCTTACCGGGAAGTCATTCAGGCCAAGGGAATGCCGGTTATGCTGGCCGAACCGCATCTGATTATGTCCCGGGCCGGCAGTACCGCCGTGTTGGCTCATCGGTTGCTGGACAACGGAAAGATCAGCGATCCTTTTACGCTGGAGCCTTTGTATATAAGAAGGTCGGAAGCCGAAGAACTTTGGGAAAAGCGTTGTGGAACCGCCAATGAGTAA
- the tsaE gene encoding tRNA (adenosine(37)-N6)-threonylcarbamoyltransferase complex ATPase subunit type 1 TsaE: MVVIKIKTFKPEETYRLGEKLAVLLQAGDVVCLSGTLGAGKTLLTQGIAAGLKIREAVTSPTFTIMNVYDAPVRLYHFDLYRLEQPGELADIGFDEYTNVHSDGVAIIEWPDRFDGYMPEENFWITISLGEQSGERVISLAANGGNYERRIERLKDIANSCD, from the coding sequence ATGGTAGTAATAAAAATAAAAACTTTTAAGCCGGAAGAAACTTACCGGCTGGGAGAAAAACTGGCGGTATTGCTGCAAGCTGGTGACGTGGTTTGTCTGTCAGGAACACTCGGCGCCGGAAAAACGCTACTAACACAGGGCATTGCGGCAGGACTCAAGATTCGGGAGGCAGTCACCAGTCCAACCTTCACGATCATGAATGTATATGATGCGCCTGTACGGTTGTACCATTTCGATTTGTATCGTTTGGAGCAGCCCGGCGAACTGGCCGACATCGGTTTTGATGAATATACAAATGTACATTCTGACGGTGTGGCTATTATTGAATGGCCTGACCGGTTTGATGGATATATGCCGGAAGAAAATTTCTGGATTACCATCAGTCTGGGCGAACAAAGCGGGGAACGGGTGATTAGCCTGGCCGCAAATGGTGGAAATTACGAAAGACGGATTGAGAGGTTGAAAGATATTGCCAATTCTTGCGATTGA
- the thiL gene encoding thiamine-phosphate kinase, whose translation MTTHKIEEIGEFGLIDLIKQDTIQNPGCVITGIGDDAAVVLPAPRQLQLLTTDMLVESVHFDLRTTTPWQLGYKAIAVNLSDIAAMGGTPRHVLVSLAINKQVSPDFVVNLYEGMKEICREFGVNIVGGDTVATSGGIVINVAAMGEVEPGNIVRRSGANPGEIVAVTGKLGNSSGGLDLLLTGDWEDHDFAWPLVTAHLTPRPQVKAGKLLGLAGASSLNDISDGLASEINEIAAASQVGIRLFAGQIPLSDELKAAAALFHKTPLDYALYGGEDYQLVFTMEKGKWRELQATDLGVAVTPIGEVTKPHTGVILINETGEEQPLVARGYNHFR comes from the coding sequence ATGACAACACACAAAATCGAGGAAATTGGCGAATTTGGTCTGATTGATTTAATCAAACAAGATACCATCCAAAATCCGGGCTGTGTCATTACCGGGATAGGTGATGATGCGGCCGTTGTTCTGCCTGCGCCAAGGCAGCTCCAACTATTGACAACAGATATGCTGGTGGAAAGCGTTCACTTTGATCTTCGGACGACGACTCCCTGGCAACTCGGCTATAAAGCCATTGCGGTCAATCTTAGCGATATTGCCGCTATGGGCGGGACTCCCAGGCACGTGCTGGTTTCACTGGCGATCAATAAGCAGGTTTCACCGGATTTTGTTGTTAATCTATATGAAGGAATGAAAGAAATCTGCCGTGAGTTTGGAGTGAACATTGTCGGCGGCGATACGGTGGCTACTTCCGGCGGTATTGTTATCAACGTAGCAGCCATGGGTGAAGTGGAACCGGGTAATATTGTGCGGCGATCCGGCGCCAATCCCGGGGAGATTGTAGCTGTTACCGGGAAACTGGGCAATTCCAGCGGCGGCTTAGACTTGCTGCTGACCGGCGACTGGGAAGACCATGATTTTGCCTGGCCGCTGGTAACTGCGCACCTGACGCCGCGACCGCAGGTAAAGGCCGGAAAATTATTGGGGCTTGCCGGCGCTTCCAGCCTGAATGATATCAGTGACGGTCTGGCGAGTGAGATTAATGAGATTGCCGCTGCCAGTCAGGTAGGGATACGGCTTTTTGCCGGGCAAATACCGCTGTCTGACGAACTAAAGGCTGCTGCCGCTTTATTTCATAAGACTCCTCTCGACTATGCGCTGTACGGCGGGGAAGATTATCAACTTGTATTTACCATGGAAAAAGGCAAATGGCGGGAATTGCAGGCAACTGATTTAGGTGTAGCCGTTACCCCGATTGGTGAGGTGACCAAACCCCATACCGGGGTGATTTTGATCAATGAGACGGGCGAGGAACAGCCGCTCGTAGCGCGTGGCTACAATCATTTTCGGTAG
- a CDS encoding sigma 54-interacting transcriptional regulator, protein MKSLCLKIPNVDRIGLIKDISCILAERQINILSMEVKPNTVFLEINLLTEDDKFYIFQTIRAISQVIDVQEIDLMPYQEKAEQLKAVLGSVSDGIIAVDPQGNITQHNPAAEKITHLTADQLVKSSLDSLFPSSIVPLRTLLQTGTGYDNCEVINILTQSHYLTSGRPIMDGNGRIIGAVAILKDISDVRDLVYTVTGQSSFSFGDILYTSKAMQRVATLAKTIAQGDSTVLIRGETGTGKELFAKAIHDTSARAKELFVPLNCAAIPDTLLETELFGYKDGAFTGSAKGGKKGLFEFADRGTIFLDEIGELSTSLQAKLLRVLQEGKIRRIGDTLEIPVNVRVLAATNRNLEEMIQQGKFREDLYYRINVIPLFIPPLKARRDDIPLLSQLFLRRYAARLHKPVTAISESSLQKLMEYHWPGNIRELENVIERAVNLVTGSILLNEHIIFDHDYSPTPLETVLPECALDEILDKVERDVLIKALTQHRTLRQLGKALSLSHTAVLKKLRKHGLSIVKK, encoded by the coding sequence ATGAAAAGTCTATGCCTGAAAATCCCCAATGTGGACCGGATTGGGTTAATCAAAGATATCTCCTGTATTTTGGCCGAACGCCAGATCAACATTCTTTCGATGGAAGTAAAACCAAACACTGTCTTCTTAGAAATTAATCTGTTGACAGAAGATGACAAATTCTACATCTTTCAAACGATTAGAGCCATTTCTCAGGTAATTGATGTCCAGGAAATTGATTTAATGCCCTATCAGGAAAAAGCCGAACAGCTTAAAGCGGTATTAGGCTCGGTTAGTGACGGAATCATCGCGGTCGATCCCCAGGGAAATATAACGCAGCATAACCCGGCCGCCGAAAAGATCACCCATCTGACCGCAGACCAATTAGTCAAAAGCTCATTGGACAGCCTGTTTCCGTCCAGTATCGTTCCCTTGCGGACTTTGCTGCAAACGGGAACAGGTTACGATAACTGTGAAGTGATCAATATCCTTACACAAAGCCATTACCTGACCAGCGGCCGCCCTATCATGGACGGCAACGGGCGAATTATCGGCGCTGTCGCCATTTTGAAGGACATCAGCGATGTCCGGGACCTGGTCTATACGGTAACAGGCCAGTCCTCCTTTTCCTTTGGCGATATTCTTTATACCAGCAAAGCCATGCAGCGGGTAGCGACACTGGCAAAAACCATTGCCCAGGGAGATTCAACGGTATTAATCCGCGGCGAAACCGGCACGGGTAAAGAACTGTTTGCCAAGGCCATCCACGACACTTCGGCCCGCGCTAAGGAATTATTCGTACCGCTCAACTGCGCCGCCATTCCGGATACTTTATTGGAAACCGAACTGTTCGGCTACAAGGACGGTGCCTTCACCGGTTCGGCCAAAGGCGGAAAAAAAGGACTCTTTGAGTTTGCCGATAGGGGAACTATCTTCCTGGATGAAATTGGTGAATTATCCACCTCTCTGCAGGCTAAACTATTGCGGGTATTACAAGAGGGAAAAATACGCCGCATTGGCGACACCCTGGAAATACCGGTCAATGTTCGTGTTTTAGCAGCTACTAACCGCAACCTGGAAGAAATGATTCAGCAGGGAAAATTCCGCGAAGATCTGTATTATCGCATCAATGTCATTCCATTGTTTATTCCGCCGCTTAAAGCCAGACGCGACGATATTCCTTTACTGTCCCAGCTGTTTCTTCGCCGTTACGCCGCCAGACTGCACAAGCCGGTTACCGCTATCAGTGAAAGCTCTTTGCAGAAGCTGATGGAATATCACTGGCCCGGCAATATCCGTGAGCTGGAAAACGTCATTGAACGGGCCGTTAATCTGGTCACAGGCAGCATTCTGCTCAACGAACACATTATCTTTGATCACGATTACTCGCCAACACCGCTGGAGACCGTTCTGCCGGAATGTGCCCTGGATGAAATACTGGATAAAGTGGAACGGGACGTACTTATAAAGGCCTTAACACAGCACCGGACCCTCCGGCAGCTCGGCAAGGCGCTTTCCCTCTCTCACACGGCTGTGCTAAAGAAACTGCGTAAGCATGGTCTCAGCATCGTAAAAAAGTAA
- a CDS encoding GerMN domain-containing protein produces the protein MKPLRCSGRLKILFISLLCLGLLAGCSQQTVPPETSSGVEQSQTEKSAGQATGPNGQVQAGTMRLTIYHASKDAEHLVPEVHTVPQSTHPAQTALELLLAGTKNKELTAVIPAGTKLRSITVKDHIAYPDFTDKLIKDNRGGSASEILIVGAIVDTLTEFPEIQKVRILVEGKPIDTISGHLDLSQPLGRSEDIIKR, from the coding sequence ATGAAGCCCCTACGTTGCAGTGGCCGCCTAAAAATTCTTTTTATCAGTCTCTTATGCTTGGGCTTGCTTGCCGGTTGCTCTCAGCAGACGGTGCCGCCAGAAACTTCTTCCGGTGTGGAACAGTCGCAGACTGAAAAATCCGCCGGTCAGGCAACTGGCCCGAACGGACAGGTGCAGGCCGGAACCATGCGGCTGACTATTTATCACGCCAGCAAGGATGCGGAGCATCTGGTTCCCGAGGTGCATACGGTGCCGCAGAGTACACACCCGGCTCAAACAGCGTTAGAGTTATTGTTGGCCGGTACGAAAAATAAGGAACTGACAGCCGTGATCCCGGCAGGGACAAAGCTTCGTTCCATAACCGTCAAAGACCACATTGCCTATCCGGATTTTACGGATAAGCTGATAAAAGATAACCGCGGTGGGTCTGCTTCTGAAATTTTAATTGTTGGTGCGATTGTCGATACATTGACCGAGTTTCCCGAGATTCAAAAGGTTCGTATTCTGGTGGAGGGAAAGCCTATCGATACGATTTCCGGACATTTGGATTTAAGCCAGCCTTTGGGCCGGTCAGAGGATATCATCAAACGATAG